Proteins encoded by one window of Rhodamnia argentea isolate NSW1041297 chromosome 6, ASM2092103v1, whole genome shotgun sequence:
- the LOC125315523 gene encoding disease resistance protein L6-like translates to MMDRRKSKSHIVLPIFYEVKPSDVRYLTGEFGNAYHLSKKDYEEKDTLEFERALNDVSYLQVWDSEKIASGREGELVQKIVDTVLGELRRDFQLDVTENVVGIDDHVNNIKNWANSSATHARMIGIYGMGGIGKTTLAKAIYNELSKDFVDCSYIPDIRETVHRNGIHFVQNQLIKDILPNEREVSNVDRGISLIKSRFQCKKVLILLDDIDGGKKGGEQLHALARKCDWFMAGSIIIVTTRYEDVLDQAKFEAVKKYPMNELAGVHSMLLFNRHAFRMNCSLRDFEDTSREIISNMGGLPLALEVVGSYLFGKTNPKVWEDVLKQLKEQPHEDVRKSLMISYEALEGGHKEIFLDIACFFIGETSKFAMYMWDDCGFYPSQGIEELKLRCLIKIGDDGELKMHDQLRDLGRSIVAQGQLPERRRLWVYEEAFKVLMEKKNERRLLFLGKNLSTHSCPS, encoded by the exons ATGATGGACCGCAGGAAGAGCAAGTCACACATAGTGTTGCCCATTTTTTACGAAGTGAAACCATCGGATGTGCGATATCTAACAGGAGAGTTTGGGAATGCCTACCATTTGAGTAAGAAGGATTATGAAGAGAAAGATACCCTTGAATTTGAACGAGCACTTAATGACGTGAGTTACTTGCAAGTATGGGATTCTGAGAAAATTGCTAGCGG GCGTGAAGGAGAATTAGTGCAAAAAATTGTTGACACTGTTCTAGGCGAGTTGCGACGTGATTTTCAGCTTGATGTTACTGAGAATGTGGTTGGAATTGATGATCATGTTAacaatattaagaattgggcaaACTCTTCTGCCACTCATGCTCGAATGATTGGAATCTATGGCATGGGCGGGATCGGAAAAACTACTCTTGCCAAGGCCATCTACAACGAGCTGTCCAAAGACTTTGTGGATTGCAGTTACATTCCAGATATTCGAGAAACAGTTCACCGCAATGGTATTcattttgtgcaaaatcaactGATTAAGGACATACTGCCAAATGAACGTGAAGTTTCGAATGTTGATCGTGGAATTAGTTTGATAAAATCTAGAttccaatgcaaaaaggttctCATTCTTTTGGATGATATAgatggagggaaaaaaggagggGAACAACTACATGCTTTGGCTAGAAAATGTGACTGGTTTATGGCAGGAAGTATAATCATTGTTACAACTCGATATGAAGATGTCCTTGATCAAGCTAAATTCGAGGCAGTCAAGAAGTATCCGATGAATGAATTGGCTGGGGTGCATTCTATGCTTTTATTTAACAGACATGCATTTCGTATGAACTGTTCTCTGAGGGACTTTGAAGATACCTCTCGTGAAATCATATCCAACATGGGTGGGCTACCCTTGGCTCTTGAGGTTGTAGGCTCATATTTGTTTGGAAAAACAAATCCTAAAGTATGGGAGGATGTGCTGAAACAATTGAAAGAACAACCACATGAAGATGTCCGAAAGAGTTTGATGATAAGTTATGAGGCATTAGAAGGTGGACATAAGGAgatttttctcgatattgcttgtttttttattggagAAACAAGCAAATTTGCAATGTACATGTGGGACGATTGCGGGTTTTATCCAAGCCAAGGAATTGAAGAGTTGAAGTTGAGGTGCCTAATAAAAATAGGAGATGATGGCGAGTTAAAGATGCATGATCAATTAAGGGATCTAGGAAGGAGCATTGTTGCTCAAGGACAACTGCCGGAGAGACGTAGATTATGGGTCTATGAGGAAGCCTTCAAAGTACTAATGGAAAAGAAG AATGAGCGGAGGCTCCTATTTTTAGGAAAGAATCTAAGCACCCATTCATGTCCTTCATAG
- the LOC125315524 gene encoding disease resistance protein RPV1-like — protein sequence MILDFSGLTKIPTSIGSLKNLEKLSARYCSSLREIPSTIGNLQSLQHLDLGHSTIEKLPTSIGRLKKLWTLRLQSCKCLKGEIPSEIDDLSSLEILDFSKAAITYLPKSIRNLSSLQHLNLSACNKLQSLPELPSNLTYLTASGWSPKLPQLSCLIHLEQLHLHVCFEVKDLPVLPSKLLKLSLVTCPELSKCQLDGLKNLEELSIEICCSIERLDLSLLDRLKRLRVKSCYFLVEIQGLDNLELLEEISVMDCKSIQRLILPKLQHLKHLMAIYCKNLVEIQGLGMAEHLEMLDIKNCGSIERLPDLSCFVTLKVLNITECKSLEELPNLSKFENLTIIR from the coding sequence atgattttagaCTTCTCTGGTCTTACAAAGATTCCGACATCAATTGGTTCTTTGAAGAATCTAGAGAAACTGAGTGCCCGCTACTGTTCGTCATTGAGAGAAATCCCTAGCACAATTGGGAATCTGCAGAGTCTGCAACATCTGGACCTTGGTCATTCTACGATCGAAAAGCTACCCACTTCTATTGGAAGGTTGAAGAAACTGTGGACGCTGAGACTCCAATCATGTAAATGTCTGAAAGGGGAAATTCCAAGTGAAATTGATGACTTGTCTTCGCTCGAGATTCTCGACTTCAGCAAAGCAGCTATAACTTACCTGCCAAAAAGCATCCGgaatctttcttctctccaacaCCTTAACCTATCAGCCTGTAACAAGCTCCAGTCACTGCCGGAGCTACCTTCCAACTTAACATATTTGACGGCCTCTGGTTGGAGTCCCAAGTTGCCACAGCTTTCTTGCCTGATCCACCTAGAACAACTCCATCTTCATGTATGCTTTGAAGTTAAAGACCTCCCGGTGCTTCCGTCAAAACTCTTGAAACTTTCTCTTGTCACGTGTCCTGAGCTTAGTAAATGTCAGCTTGACGGACTCAAGAATTTGGAAGAGTTGTCGATAGAAATATGCTGTTCAATAGAAAGATTGGACCTTTCACTGTTAGATCGACTGAAACGATTACGCGTGAAGAGTTGCTATTTTCTAGTTGAGATTCAGGGCCTCGATAATTTGGAGTTGTTGGAGGAGATATCTGTAATGGACTGCAAGTCCATTCAAAGGCTGATCCTTCCAAAATTACAGCATTTGAAGCACTTAATGGCTATCTATTGCAAAAATCTagttgaaattcaaggtcttGGTATGGCGGAGCACTTGGAGATGTTGGATATCAAAAATTGCGGGTCAATTGAAAGGTTACCCGACTTGTCATGCTTTGTGACCCTGAAAGTGTTGAACATAACAGAGTGCAAATCCTTGGAAGAACTACCAAACctgtcaaaatttgaaaatctcacAATTATAAGATAA